The genomic region ttgtaggcatcatctctttccttaaggcccagaagtgtttgcgaacgggccacaccgctattctatccctcgtttctgatacatccgcggaagaaaggaagatagaggACATACCTactgtacgtgattttcctgaggtatttcctgaggaattacctggtcttccgcctcttcgccaagttgagtttcaaatcgagctagctcctggagcagcgcccatagctcgagcaccttatcgtctagctccattagaactcgaagaactgtctacgcaactacaagaactcctggaaaagggttttatacgtcctagcttttcgccttagggagctccagtattattcgtaaAGCAGAAAGaaggtaccttcagaatgtgtattgactaccgcgaactcaacaaggtaaccgtgaagaatcgttatcctcttccacgtattgatgatttgttcgaccagttgcaaaggtcgagttattactctaagattgatttgagatcgggctaccatcagttgagagtccgggaggaggacgtctccaaaacagcgtTCAGAACTcattacggccattatgagtttctggttatgcctttcggattgacgaatgcacctgcggtcttcatggatctcacgaactgagtgtgcaagccttacctggataagtttttcaaagtgttcatcgatgacatcctgatctattccaggagtcaggaggaacacgagcaacatctaaggcttattctggaacttcttcgaaaagagcagttgtatgccaagttttcgaaatgtgacttctggcttcgcgaagtccactttctaggccatgtggtaaacaaggatgggattcatgttgatccatccaaggttgattcgatcaagaactggcctgcaccccgcacaccaacagaaatccgccaattcttgggtttggcgggatattacagaaggtttatcaaagatttcaccaagattgcgcaacctctcacttcactgactcaaaaaggtgtcacctatcgttggggtgatacACAAGAGtctgcatttcagcacttgaaagatagactttgtagcgcacctatcctctcattgcccaaAGGCATAGAAGATTtggtggtttactgcgacgcttccatccaaggacttggttgtgtgttgatgcaacgtgacaaggttattgcctacgcatcacgccaacttaaagttcacgaaaggaactacactacgcacgacctggaattgggagcagttgttttcgcacttaagatatggagatgtaacatccgtcaaaatggtTTCCAAAATGCGACCCGTTTAAAAAAAATACGGATCCTAACTTTAAACCTCGGTATTTTTTTCGCGAAATAATAATCATTGAGGGAATTATTCtttgatttaattcatttatcaatttattaataattaatttaactAAAAATTTCAACTAAAATTTATTAAAGGTAATATAGTTagtttgttaaaaataataataacctaGTTAATGTTGTTAAGGTTTCAAAGAGAGGTTTAAAGTTATAtaactaaccaagttaacctTTCTAGTTTATCAAGTCTCATGTTTTGACAATACTTATGAACATGTAAAACTAGGGTGATGCGAgatgccgcgcgttgcggcggcaatCTCTAGGTTGCCTATAGTTGGCCGAATTACGGTTGTATAGGGTCTTAATGCATTTACGGTCTTAAAGTAAGCAAGAGAATTAAAAAGCTACATGCTGGCGTTATACTAAATTCATTAGTCGGCGGTAAAGTTGTTACAAAAGGCCGTCTTTGTGTTGTATTTTCCTTATAGGAGGCATTACCTAACAGCTACAAAGCGGAGCTATACTACATACGTTAGTCGACATTGAAGTTTTTACAAAAGGCAAGCTTGTTGTCTTGTTTTCCCCATATAAGGCAGGCCTTGGATTACTGTACTTTAGGACCTGCGCATAGGCTTTTCACTTTTACAAAAGGTTGTGCCAAAAGTTTGTTGTTCGTTATATGTGTTGGTTATGCTTGATGTTTTGCCTTCCTGTCAGACtctgtgaaaaaaaaaaacataataattgGAAATGTTAATAGTTAGTTATAGGCATAACAAATGTCAGACGTATAGTTTAATAATCATAACTATTTTAATCTCAAATGATAACTTCTAGTTTAATCTCAAATGATTGTgaagataaaaaaaaatagagaATTGTGAATTCAAAATCTATATATTACATTTACTTTTCACTGAATATGCAGGGAATTAATTAAAGTGGCTTGGTGATGGAATTAAAGAGAGCAGCAATTAGTGGGCTGAGTTAATGTTCAGTAGTTTTTGGTCCATGTGATTTGGTGGCCCAGTAACTATTCGAGATTTTAAGGCTGGATTAATTTAGTTTGGGAAATTGGTATCTATGTATGGTTTAACTGAATATAAATAACATAGTTAACATTAGATATCAAGATTCTGCAAGATTTCAGCTCGGTATATCTGACATGTTCGTTTCTTGTTGATTGTGTTATAGCTAAATGTTAATTCTTGCTGCTTATGTATGGTCTGTTGGATTTATAGCGATAATTATATGTCTAGTAGTTTACCTGACAACTGACAACTGTGGTAGAGGTCTCTTGGTTGCTGTTTTCTTGGGGTCTGGTGTTGCAGGTTGGATTGTTTTTGGGTTTTCTGCTTTGTTCACGCCAATGCTATTATCATTTCTCATAGCGATGTGCAGTAGCTTTGGTATCCCCTTTGCTGAAGTTATTTTGTCTGGAAACACCTTTGGGTTTCTGTTTCCCAGATTGATAACCATGTCACGACAGCTTACCTTGACAATGTCATTAAGTGCTTCGTTGTAGAAGACTACCTCTGTAGAGTCTGTGTTGTCTGTTATTTTTGCGTTGAGGCAGTACCTGTAGATGTAAGGCAACATGCGAGTAttagtgttttattctgtatgacatattatgtgttatgtgtgaggCTTACATGAAAATCGGTTCTTCTTCTTCTATATCATCGTCCAAGCATACGAATCGGTCTTTTTCCGGATATGCTCTTTTGCCACATTTGGGACATTTCACATAGAACCAGGTGCGGAGGTTGTCGATTTCTGTTATTGTTGCAGTGCACGTGTAGTGTCCTTGCTGCTGCATTATGATTAAGAGGGATTCAGTTAACATATTTTTCAGTTGATTATTAAAAGCAAGGTTGGAATAAAACAATAAGTTGAGCATAAAACTATTTCGTCATTCTATATAAACTTAAAGGACATAATTCATAAATAGAGTATATGAGGGGAAAAAAGTAGTTTACCGCTGTCTTGTTGTAAATTTTCTTCTTCAGGTCAGCAATGGTGATGTGGTTTAATGATGCACGTTGTTCTGCAAGTGGCACTAATTCTTGAAATCTGTAACAACATATAAGTGGAAGAGTTGTTAAGttcttatttataaataataattcaGGCTTAAGGGTTGAATGTCTTATAAACATTGCTTAGTGTTTCTTTGTATACCTGTTCACGTATGTCTGAAGATCTGGAATTGGTGGATTGATATCAATTGTAGTTGATGTTGTGGACTCGAGTTGTAGTTTGTTGAAATAAGTTACTGTGGTAGCAGTTATTGCGAATACTTTGCCAATGATGTCCTCTGTTTGAATCATGTCAGCCTTCTCGTCCCAGAGAGTTACTTCGATTTCATTGCGCCTGCAACAAATGTCTATTTATCGGTAACGTTGTGATACTACTTTTAGGTTTAGGTTGAGACATTACCTTTCATCTTGAATGACGATCTTTCGTAGCTTTTTTCCACTTCTGTACATGATGGGGGAAACCTCCTCTATACGGCCTATGTAGTCTGGTTATTGATAATAAACTTGTTAGTAAGTAACATTGATTGCTTTATtaattatttcttttttttatatttttacctGTAAGCAACTTTGGTGGCTTCATTCTTGGCGCAAGATCATCATAGGTTGCAAAGTTATAATGGTAATTGGGGATGTCTTTGTCAAGTAAAGGTGTAAAAGTAGCCCTTTTCCCAATTTTCAGTGATGCGACATGTGGTACCGATGGCATGTATTGACGTGATGGAGATGAGACGTACTTGTCAACCGTGTAGCAATGTTGTACTTTGATAAGTGAGTCAAAGTATTCCGCTTTCGTAACATCTGCCACTGCTTCAATTGCATCTCCCTGTAATAGACGATGTTAATTTCTGGTTAGTAAAAACGTAAGTTAATTGACATTATAGAAGGTACCATAATTTGGGGTTTAGTAACTTACATGTAGATCAACTAATAGGTAACATAGGTCGAGCATTTTCTCCTTGTTTTTAAAGTATGGGATCCACCTTTTTAAAACTCTAACTTCAAGAGGTTCTGGTGGGTCTTCTGGCTTGACCTGAGACACTCTTTTTGGAGGCATAGTAACTGCGGCTTGGATGCTAATTTACGGGTCAACAAAAAGAAAATAAGTAATTAATGCAATGTAAAAATGGGAGGTTATGGCATTTATTATATTGGACTTTAGACAGTAGTAGACGTTGGTAAAAGGTTGCAAGATGTGAAGATGAGTCACTACTATAAAAACCGGAAAGACAAAAGATATGTCATATCTCATTAATAATTGCACCTATAATGAATGGCTAACTAAAAGAATGATACTTTTTTTAAAAGTGGGGTTGCTTGTGAAGCTTACTGATATCTGTGAAGAGTTCATCCTATTAGATTACCAGTTAGTTGTGGTCTTTTTGGTAAATGTAAATTAATATAAAACATAAGAGTTATTGTACGGACAGAAGAACTATGTAGTGTTCATGCTTTTAAAATAGTGGGTTGGCCATCATAGACTACATAACTTGTACCTGAAAGGGTCGTTGGTAGAATGGCTATTAAGAGAGACAGATGCCTCAAACGACATAATTAACCTTAAGATTGGTTAATGTCTATCTGATGTAGGAAATCAGAGTAGACTATGTTCTTCGTAACATTCAATGGCATATCCCTCATTGGGGTTGTTAGTATTTTTAAAGAGTCTTGGGATGTTGCCCTTGATAATGCCACATATAGTTGACCATGGCTGAATACTGGCTCAGGAAGGTATACTCCGATCTTGTTAAGTGATTGGCCTTGGCTTTTGTTAATTGTCATCGCGTAGCATAGTTTTATCGGAAATTGCTTTCTTTTGAAAGTGAAAGGTAGTTCATTGTCCGTGTGTGTTAGAGATATACGTGGTATGTAGACACGGTGGCCAATTGCAGTACCAGTCATTATTTGTGCCTCAATCACCCTTGGAAGCAATTGTGTAATTATTAATCTTGTGCCATTGCATAAACCAGCTGTTTGATTGATGTTACGTATCAGCATAACTGGTGTATTTACTTTTAGCTCTAACTGATGTGGCGGTAGTTCACTGAAATTCAGCAAGTTCAAATACTCTGTCGGGTAAAGCATTTCAATATCACCATGGCTTCCTAATTTGGGTATTATTGTGTCAGTGCTGAGATAAGTCTTActattcccagggttgcatgcaAGAACCATGTTATTAATCTCTTGTGCAGTTTCATTTTTAGGACAAACAATTGCTTTGTTGTAAAGAATCTTAGTTGTCGGATTTTTCAAAGTGGTGTCATCATAGATGAACTGAATAAGTTGTTGAAGTGCATTATCACTATAAGGTATAACATAGTCTAACGGGATCTCGATGTTTCTAGTGTTTTGGGGATCATCAACGTCTGGTGTTCCCAATTTCCCGTCACCTACAGCAAGCAACCATGATGAGAACGTTGCAATCTTGGCTCTGTGATA from Helianthus annuus cultivar XRQ/B chromosome 10, HanXRQr2.0-SUNRISE, whole genome shotgun sequence harbors:
- the LOC110884341 gene encoding uncharacterized protein LOC110884341 isoform X2, translated to MPPKRVSQVKPEDPPEPLEVRVLKRWIPYFKNKEKMLDLCYLLVDLHGDAIEAVADVTKAEYFDSLIKVQHCYTVDKYVSSPSRQYMPSVPHVASLKIGKRATFTPLLDKDIPNYHYNFATYDDLAPRMKPPKLLTDYIGRIEEVSPIMYRSGKKLRKIVIQDERRNEIEVTLWDEKADMIQTEDIIGKVFAITATTVTYFNKLQLESTTSTTIDINPPIPDLQTYVNRFQELVPLAEQRASLNHITIADLKKKIYNKTAQGHYTCTATITEIDNLRTWFYVKCPKCGKRAYPEKDRFVCLDDDIEEEEPIFMYCLNAKITDNTDSTEVVFYNEALNDIVKVSCRDMVINLGNRNPKVFPDKITSAKGIPKLLHIAMRNDNSIGVNKAENPKTIQPATPDPKKTATKRPLPQLSVVRV
- the LOC110884341 gene encoding uncharacterized protein LOC110884341 isoform X3; amino-acid sequence: MEMQLKQWQMLRKRNTLTHLSKYNIATRLTNYIGRIEEVSPIMYRSGKKLRKIVIQDERRNEIEVTLWDEKADMIQTEDIIGKVFAITATTVTYFNKLQLESTTSTTIDINPPIPDLQTYVNRFQELVPLAEQRASLNHITIADLKKKIYNKTAQQGHYTCTATITEIDNLRTWFYVKCPKCGKRAYPEKDRFVCLDDDIEEEEPIFMYCLNAKITDNTDSTEVVFYNEALNDIVKVSCRDMVINLGNRNPKVFPDKITSAKGIPKLLHIAMRNDNSIGVNKAENPKTIQPATPDPKKTATKRPLPQLSVVRV
- the LOC110884341 gene encoding uncharacterized protein LOC110884341 isoform X1; translated protein: MPPKRVSQVKPEDPPEPLEVRVLKRWIPYFKNKEKMLDLCYLLVDLHGDAIEAVADVTKAEYFDSLIKVQHCYTVDKYVSSPSRQYMPSVPHVASLKIGKRATFTPLLDKDIPNYHYNFATYDDLAPRMKPPKLLTDYIGRIEEVSPIMYRSGKKLRKIVIQDERRNEIEVTLWDEKADMIQTEDIIGKVFAITATTVTYFNKLQLESTTSTTIDINPPIPDLQTYVNRFQELVPLAEQRASLNHITIADLKKKIYNKTAQQGHYTCTATITEIDNLRTWFYVKCPKCGKRAYPEKDRFVCLDDDIEEEEPIFMYCLNAKITDNTDSTEVVFYNEALNDIVKVSCRDMVINLGNRNPKVFPDKITSAKGIPKLLHIAMRNDNSIGVNKAENPKTIQPATPDPKKTATKRPLPQLSVVRV